In the genome of Chelmon rostratus isolate fCheRos1 chromosome 24, fCheRos1.pri, whole genome shotgun sequence, one region contains:
- the LOC121627187 gene encoding mitogen-activated protein kinase kinase kinase kinase 4-like isoform X11 produces the protein MANDSPAKSLVDIDLASLRDPAGIFELVEVVGNGTYGQVYKGRHVKTGQLAAIKVMDVTEDEEEEIKLEINMLKKYSHHRNIATYYGAFIKKSPPGHDDQLWLVMEFCGAGSITDLVKNTKGNQLKEDWIAYISREILRGLAHLHAHHVIHRDIKGQNVLLTENAEVKLVDFGVSAQLDRTVGRRNTFIGTPYWMAPEVIACDENPDATYDYRSDLWSCGITAIEMAEGAPPLCDMHPMRALFLIPRNPPPRLKSKKWSKKFFSFIEGCLVKNYTQRPPTEQLLKHPFIRDQPNERQVRIQLKDHIDRTKKKRGEKDETEYEYSGSEEEEEDPPEQEGEPSSIVNVPGESTLRRDFIRLQQENKERSEALRRQQLLQEQQLREQEEYKRQLLAERQKRIEQQKEQRRRLEEQQRREREMRRQQEREQRRREQEEKRRIEEMDRRRKEEEERRRAEDEKRRNDREQEYIRRQLEEEQRHLEMLQEQLLREQAMLLADERYRKNIQGSPQTAPPPKQPPLPPRSSEPFSNGSSASEASAMHRPMEPQVQWSHLAALKSSNSAAPSPPPPPVVSRSQSFSEPGGVTSSFAQLHLRSQDPHHHHHHHPSPARTDPQPQPPLHHPQAHTRAEHQASSEEVPPKVPVRTTSRSPVLSRRESPLPSQPGNQGGQRNAGGNVEQRPLWDRVEKLQPRPGSGSSSGSSNSSSQASPGDRFRPRCESPASSKSEGSPLQRPDNVPKKQDEKNLARPTRPAGDADLTALAKELRAVDDVRPHHKVTDYSSSSEESGTTDEEDDEEVDQEAGEESTSGAEDSRAGYPHGFCRRLSNGETESARTMLVEDSESEQAITPSKDGTLVIRQSQSESNSMSKHKSSSSFTPFIDPRLLQISPSSGSSLNNMAGFGQDGRLADPLRSDPSRKGSVVNVNPVNTRPPSDTPEIRKYKKRFNSEILCAALWGVNLLVGTESGLMLLDRSGQGKVYPLINRRRIQQMDVLEGLNVLVTISGKKNKLRVYYLSWLRNKILHNDPEVEKKQGWVNVGDLEGCVHYKVVKYERIKFLVLALKNAVEVYAWAPKPYHKFMAFKSFGDLVHKPLLVDLTVEEGQRLKVIYGSCSGFHAVDVDSGAVYDIYLPTHIQTSIQCHAIIILPNTDGIELLVCYEDEGVYVNTYGRITKDVVLQWGEMPTSVAYIRSNQIMGWGEKAIEIRSVETGHLDGVFMHKRAQRLKFLCERNDKVFFASVRPGGASQVYFMTLGRTSLMSW, from the exons ATGGCGAACGACTCTCCAGCTAAAAGTCTGGTAGACATAGACTTGGCTTCGTTGCGG gATCCAGCTGGGATATTTGAATTGGTGGAGGTAGTTGGAAATGGCACCTATGGACAAGTATACAAG GGGCGTCATGTCAAGACTGGACAGCTGGCTGCCATCAAAGTCATGGACGTCACAGAG gatgaagaggaggaaattaAACTGGAGATCAATATGTTGAAGAAGTATTCCCACCACCGAAACATAGCCACCTACTATGGTGCTTTCATTAAAAAGAGCCCCCCGGGACACGATGACCAGCTATGG TTGGTGATGGAGTTCTGTGGAGCTGGTTCGATCACAGACCTGGTGAAGAACACCAAGGGGAACCAGCTGAAGGAAGACTGGATCGCCTACATCTCCAGAGAGATCCTAAGG gGCCTTGCCCACCTACATGCCCACCACGTCATCCACCGTGACATCAAGGGCCAGAACGTCCTGTTGACTGAGAATGCCGAAGTCAAACTAG TTGACTTTGGCGTGAGTGCTCAGCTGGACAGGACAGTGGGGAGGAGGAACACCTTCATTGGCACCCCTTATTGGATGGCCCCTGAGGTCATTGCTTGTGACGAGAACCCAGACGCCACATATGATTACAGA AGTGATCTGTGGTCTTGTGGTATCACAGCTATTGAAATGGCTGAAGGAGCACCAC CACTTTGTGACATGCACCCAATGCGTGCACTCTTCCTCATTCCAAGAAACCCTCCTCCCCGGCTCAAATCTAAAAAATG GTCCAAAAAGTTTTTTAGTTTCATCGAGGGCTGTCTGGTGAAGAACTACACGCAGCGCCCCCcgacagagcagctgctgaagcaCCCCTTCATCCGAGACCAGCCCAACGAGAGGCAAGTCCGCATTCAGCTCAAAGACCACATCGACCGCaccaagaagaagagaggagagaagg ATGAGACAGAGTATGAGTACAGTggcagtgaagaggaggaagaggatccTCCAGAGCAGGAGGGGGAACCCAG CTCCATTGTCAATGTGCCAGGTGAGTCAACTCTGCGCCGCGACTTCATCCGCCTGCAGCAGGAGAACAAGGAGCGATCAGAGGCCCTCCGTcgccagcagctcctccaggagCAGCAGCTCCGGGAGCAGGAGGAGTACAAGCGCCAACTTCTGGCCGAGAGGCAGAAGCGCATTGAGCAacagaaggagcagaggaggcggCTGGAGGAG CAACAGCGACGCGAGCGGGAGATGAGGAGGCAACAGGAGCGCGAGCAGCGTCGTCGTGAGCAAGAGGAGAAGAGGCGTATTGAGGAGATGGATCGTCGACGtaaagaagaggaggaacgCCGGAGGGCAGAGGATGAGAAGAGAAGGAACGATCGTGAACAG GAGTACATCAGGcgtcagctggaggaggagcagagacacctggagatgctgcaggagcagctgctcCGTGAACAGGCCATGCTGCTG GCCGACGAGCGGTACCGTAAGAACATTCAGGGCTCCCCTCAGACTGCCCCTCCTCCCAAGCAGCCCCCTCTGCCTCCCCGCTCCTCTGAACCGTTCTCCAATGGTAGCTCCGCCTCCGAGGCCTCCGCCATGCACCGGCCAATGGAGCCTCAG GTCCAGTGGTCCCACCTGGCCgctttaaaaagcagcaacagcgccgccccctctcctcctcctccgcccgtGGTCTCTCGCTCCCAGTCCTTCAGCGAGCCCGGCGGCGTGACCTCTAGCTTTGCACAACTCCACCTGCGTTCCCAGGAcccccaccatcaccaccaccaccacccatcGCCCGCACGCACTGACCCACAGCCCCAACctcccctccaccacccccAGGCCCACACTAGGGCCGAACACCAGGCCAGCAGCGAGGAGGTACCACCTAAG GTCCCGGTAAGGACAACATCCAGGTCTCCAGTGCTGTCGCGCCGTGAGTCCCCTCTGCCATCACAACCCGGCAACCAGGGCGGACAGAGGAACGCTGGCGG TAATGTGGAGCAGCGCCCACTGTGGGACCGCGTGGAGAAGCTGCAGCCTCGGCCAGGCAGCGGCAGCTCCTCCGGCTCCTCCAACTCCAGCTCCCAGGCCAGTCCTGGTGACCGCTTCAGGCCACGCTGTGAGTCCCCTG CTTCCTCCAAATCTGAAGGGTCGCCACTCCAGCGGCCCGACAATGTTcccaaaaaacaagatgaaaagaaCCTCGCCAGACCTACTCGACCAGCT GGTGATGCG GACCTGACAGCTCTGGCCAAGGAGCTTCGTGCAGTAGACGACGTGAGGCCTCACCACAAGGTCACGGACTACTCCTCATCAAGCGAGGAGTCGGGCACCACTGACGAGGAAGACGATGAGGAGGTGGACCAGGAGGCGGGAGAGGAATCCACCTCTGGAGCCGAGGACTCCAGGGCTGG ATATCCCCATGGCTTCTGCAGGAGGCTGAGTAACGGGGAGACGGAGTCTGCTAGGACTATGCTGGTTGAGGACTCAGAGAGCGAGCAAGCCATTACGCCCTCCAAGGATGGCACGCTGGTCATCAGACAG TCCCAGTCAGAGAGCAACTCCATGTCCAAACACaagtcttcctcttccttcaccCCCTTCATCGACCCCCGTCTTCTCCAGATCTCTCCATCCAGTGGCAGCTCCCTCAACAACATGG CAGGATTTGGGCAGGACGGACGGCTGGCGGACCCTCTGAGGTCCGACCCTTCCCGTAAAGGCTCAGTGGTCAACGTCAACCCAGTCAACACGCGCCCGCCCAGCGACACACCTGAGATTCGCAAGTACAAGAAGAGGTTCAACTCTGAGATTCTGTGTGCTGCACTGTGGG GAGTGAACCTGCTGGTGGGGACAGAGAGCGGTCTGATGCTGCTGGATCGAAGCGGTCAGGGGAAGGTCTACCCGCTGATCAACAGACGACGCATCCAGCAAATGGATGTCCTGGAGGGACTCAATGTCTTGGTCACCATATCAG GTAAAAAGAACAAGCTGCGAGTGTATTACCTGTCGTGGCTGAGAAACAAAATTTTGCACAATGACCCTGAGGTGGAGAAGAAGCAGGGTTGGGTTAACGTGGGCGACCTGGAGGGTTGCGTCCACTACAAAGTTG tgaaataTGAAAGGATTAAGTTCTTGGTGCTGGCCTTGAAGAACGCTGTGGAGGTGTACGCCTGGGCGCCCAAACCCTACCACAAATTCATGGCCTTCAAG TCTTTTGGTGACCTGGTGCACAAGCCTCTGCTGGTTGACCTGACAGTGGAGGAAGGTCAGAGGTTAAAGGTCATCTACGGCTCCTGCTCAGGCTTCCATGCCGTGGATGTGGACTCCGGTGCCGTCTACGACATCTACCTGCCCACACAC ATCCAGACCAGCATTCAGTGCCACGCCATCATCATCTTGCCCAACACTGACGGGATCGAGCTGCTGGTGTGTTACGAGGACGAGGGCGTCTACGTCAACACCTACGGACGCATCACCAAGGACGTGGTGCTGCAGTGGGGAGAGATGCCAACTTCAGTGG CCTACATTAGGTCAAACCAGATCATGGGCTGGGGTGAGAAGGCCATAGAGATCCGCTCAGTGGAGACGGGCCACCTGGACGGCGTCTTCATGCACAAGAGAGCCCAGAGACTCAAGTTCCTTTGTGAGAGGAATGACAAG GTCTTCTTCGCCTCTGTGCGCCCCGGAGGTGCCAGCCAGGTGTACTTTATGACCCTGGGACGCACTTCTCTTATGAGCTGGTAG